ATCGGATTAGAATCCAATTGGTATATCGGTTCTTTCCAATCATTAATGACAACTTTTATTTATTTTATAAACGATTTACAGTTGTCAAAGGATGATACTGCTCGTGCGATAAATGCCTTTTCAAAGATTATTAACTTTGAACAACAGCTTGTGATTCAGGCGTACGATCTTGAACAACAACGCATTCGTGAACAAAATGAAAAAGTGAAAATGTCGCTCATTTCAACAATTCAAAACACCGCAGAGGAGCTAAATGCCATAAGCGAAGAAACAACAGCATCACTCCAGCTTATTACTGCTCAATCAGAAAATATTTCTACTGCAACAAAGCAAGGATTAAGTTTTGTCGCGGAAACGGAAGAGAAGTCTTCTTTAGGAACACAGCACCTTGAGAAACAAACTCAATTAATGAATATTATTATTGAAAGTGTCGACATTTTAGAATCATCCATGCATAAATTAAGTGATTCCTCTAAGAAAATTACAGAGATCGTAGGACTTGTGACTGGCATTGCAGATCAAACGAACTTACTTGCTTTAAATGCATCTATTGAGGCGGCTCGTGCAGGGGAACACGGTAAAGGCTTTGCTGTAGTTGCAGAGGAAGTTCGAAAATTGGCAGAGGAAACAAAAAATGCTGTACAAAATGTTTCAACTTTAATTAAAGAAACAGAAAACAATATTACAAACATGACCGGAGCAGTAACCCACGTTGATAAGCAAGTTCATTTAAGCGTGGAGGCCCAACAACGATTAGCTGAATCCTTTAAATCAATCGCCCAGTCTGTTTCAGGTATTAAAGATCAATATTCCAACACGACAAAAGATATTAATGAAATTTCCAATCACTTAGCTGAGTTAGCAGATAGTGCAACTTTCGTTTCATCTTCATCAGATTCCTTAGTAAGTGTGTTACATGATTTAACAGATTAATATATAAAGGGAGTTCGATTTTTATCGAACTCCCTTTTTTTACTTATTGTTATTTCGTCTTTCCAATCTTTGTTGTCTTCGTTGCAGTCCTTTTTCGTAAAGAACCTTCTCCTCTTCCGTTTCAGGGTAAATTTTAGGTACCGGAATCGGATTCCCCTTACTGTCGATTGCAACAGTTGTTACAAAGGATTCTGTTGTAATTTTTTGCTCACCAGTTCGGAAATTAAGAGCTTTTACTATTACATAGACCTCCATTGATGTTGATCCAGTTGAGGTTACGATTGCTTCTAGCTCTAAAATATCTCCAACATTGGCCGGAGAGACAAAATCAACAGAGTCAAATGCAGCTGTGACGATTTCACTTTTTGCGTGTTTCATACTTGCAATGGCTGCTACCTCGTCAATATAGGCTAATACCTTTCCTCCAAAAATGGAAAGATGATGATTTGTATCTGGTGGTAATACAAGTCTTGATTGAATCGTCCTTGACTGTTTCATTGGTACAGCATTTTCCATAGATAAGTACATCCTTTATTGTTTTATTCATTAGTATTTCTCTAAATGGTTGTTTTGATCGTAATGAATTTCAAATCCGTCATTTCCTGTATTGCGTATTTAATTCCTTCACGCCCATAGCCACTATTTTTCATCCCTCCATATGGCATGTTATCCACACGGAAAGTCGGAATATCATTAATAACAATTGCACCTGCTTCTAATTCATCAGCAGCTTTGAGAGCATCTGTTAGTACATTTGTATAAATCCCTGCATTTAATCCTAAATCCGATGCATTTACAAGCTCTATCGCTTCATCTAATGTTTTGTATGGTACTAGGGATACGATTGGAGCAAAGGTTTCCAAGCACACGACTTTCATGTTTGGAGTTACATTTGTCATTACTGTTGGCGTCATCCATCGTTCCGAGAATTCTGCTCCTGTTGCCACTTGTGCACCTTGTTCTTTCGCTTCTTCAATCCATTGCTTAATTCTATTCACTTCTTTTGGGTGAATCATTGCACTTACGTCTGTTAAAGGGTCTAGGGGATCACCCACTTTTAACTTCTTCGTTTCTTCAATAAACGCTTTAGAAAATTCATCATAAATTGATTCATGAACATAGACACGCTGTAGTGAGATACAAACTTGGCCTGCAAAACCAAAGGCTCCACCTACACATCGGGAAACTATTTTTTCAATAGGCGTACTCGGTTCCACAATGACAGCTGCGTTGGATCCAAGCTCTAATGTAACTTTTCTCAAACCGATTTTTTCTTTAATTTTAAGCCCTACAGCACCACTACCTGTGAAAGTAACCTTTTTTACATACGGATGAGTTATAAGGGTATCACTTAGCTCTCCACCAGAACCTGTTACAATTTGTAATGCCCCATCCGGTAAACCAGCCTCTTTAAAGATTTCCGCCATTACTAATGCACTTAAAGGTGTTTGAGTTGCCGGCTTTAATACTACAGTATTCCCAACTGCAAAAGCTGGTCCTAATTTATGAGCAACTAAATTAAAAGGAAAGTTAAAAGGTGTAATTGCTGAAACAACACCTACTGGTACACGTTTTGTATAACCGATTCGATCTTTCACACCAGGCGCAGCGTCCATAGGAACTGTTTCACCCATTGATTGTTTTGCGGCTTCTGCCGAAAATTGATAAGTCGCAATAGTACGGTCAATTTCAGTCAATGCGGCAGAAATCGGCTTTCCTGCTTCTTTTGCTAGTATTTCAGCAAACTCATTTTTACGGCTTCGCATAATATCTACAACTTTATATAATATTTCCGCTCGTTCATATGCCGTTGTCTTTTTAAATGCTAGAAACGCTTTGTGCGCCCCTTCAATTGCATTTTCAACATCTGTAACAGATGCCTTTGCAACCTTTGCAATAGACTCTCCAGAATAAGGCGATGTTAATTCGTAGGAATTCTTTGTATCCATCCATTCACCATTTATCCATAATTTCGTTTCCTTCAATTCGAACACCCCCAAATTTCTTTATGTCTATTTTAGCACTTGTTTACATTTGAAAAGAAATAAAGTAACTTGACAAATGAAGTTATTATTCGTTTTTAATTTCCACCAAATTTACCAATAAAAAAGGCTTTTTACATTATTCTGTAAAAAGCCTTGCCATCAATTTAAATTAAACCTAACTCTAGCATCTCTTCTTTTGTAAATGCTCGGGACCTTGTTAAAAATCTTTTCCCATGAACACCTTCTAAAGAGAACATTCCTCCACGGCCATCTACAACATCAATAATTAGCTGCGTATGCTTCCAATATTCGAATTGACTTTTATGCATATAAAATTTTGCTCCACCAATTTCACCCATCAGCACGTCTTGACTACCAAGAATTAAATCTCCCTCTGGATAACACATTGGGCTTGATCCATCACAGCAACCACCTGATTGATGAAACATCACTGGTCCATGCTGTTCCTTTAATTTTTCGATTAACGCAAGTGCTTCTTCCGTTGCAATTACACGTTCTACCACTTGCTAGCCCCCTTTAAATCAATTCCACCTTTGCAAAAGACAAGATATTTTTAACAGCTGGATATACAATATTCTATGAAACTCTCACGATTTTATTTCTTAGGCTAGGGCTTTTTTGCGAACAAACAGCTTTATTAAAAATAATAGATTAGAAGAATCCTAATTTATTTTGGCTGTAGCTTACAAGTAGGTTTTTCGTTTGTTGATAGTGTTCAAGCATCATTTTATGGTTTTCACGACCTACACCAGACATTTTGTATCCACCGAATGCTGCATGGGCTGGATATGCATGATAGCAATTTGTCCATACGCGTCCAGCTTGGATTTCTCTACCGAAGCGATAGGCAGTATTAATATCACGCGTCCAAACACCTGCACCTAAACCGTATAAAGTATCGTTTGCAATTTCAAGTGCTTCTTCCTTCGTTTTGAATGTTGTAACAGCTACAACAGGCCCAAAGATTTCTTCTTGGAAAATGCGCATTTTATTATTCCCTTTAAATACTGTTGGCTTAATGTAGTAGCCTTCAGTAAAATCGCCACCTAAATCGTTCTTTTCTCCACCGATTAATACTTCTGCTCCTTCTTGTTTACCAATTTCTAAATAGGACAGAATTTTTTCCATTTGTTCTGATGATGCTTGAGCGCCCATCATAGTGTTTGGATCAAGTGGGTTACCTGTTTTAATCGCAGCAACACGCGCAAGCGCCTTTTCCATGAACTTATCATAGATAGATTCTTGAATTAATGCACGGGAAGGACAAGTACATACCTCGCCTTGGTTTAATGCAAATAAGACAAATCCTTCGACCGCTTTATCTAAAAATGCATCATCTTCATCCATAACATCCTCGAAGAAAATATTTGGTGATTTTCCACCTAACTCTAATGTTACTGGGATTAAATTTTGTGATGCATATTGCATAATTAAACGACCAGTCGTTGTTTCACCTGTGAATGCTACTTTACCGATTCGAGGATTTGATGCTAGCGGTTTTCCAGCTTCTAAACCAAATCCATTTACGATGTTTACAACACCTGGTGGTAATAAATCTTCAATTAACTCCATTAGTACTAAAATCGATGAAGGAGTTTGTTCAGCTGGTTTTAATACAACACAGTTACCAGCTGCTAGAGCAGGTGCTAGTTTCCAAACTGCCATAAGCAGCGGGAAGTTCCAAGGAATAATTTGCCCAACTACACCAATTGGCTCATGGAAATGATAAGCAACTGTATCTTCATCAATTTGAGAAATCCCACCCTCTTGTGCACGAATTGCACCAGCAAAGTAGCGGAAATGGTCAACTGCAAGAGGTAAGTCAGCATTTAATGTTTCACGAACTGCTTTACCATTTTCCCACGTTTCGGCAATTGCAAGTAACTCTAAGTTAGCTTCGATACGATCAGCAATTTTATTTAAAATATTTGCTCTTTCTGTTGGCGATGTTTTACCCCAAGCATCTTTCGCAGCATGTGCAGCGTCTAGCGCTAGTTCAATGTCTTCTTCTGTTGAACGAGCCACTTGTGTAAATACTTGTCCAGTGACGGGTGTTACATTGTCAAAATATTGGCCTTTTACTGGAGGAGTCCATTTTCCATTAATATAGTTGTCATATCTTTCTTTAAAATTCACAATTGCCCCTTCAGTGTTAGGAAATGCATAAACCATTTATAACTCTCCCCTTTTGAAATTAGTAATACCTTTTCATATATTTAACTTCCGTACCAATGTAATGAAAAAGGTATTTACTATAATCTATTATTCGATATGCTAGAATATTTCTAGAAAATCCATTTTTTTCATATGTTTTTTTCGACAAAATTCACCCTCGAAAATATGTAAGTAAAACGCCTAATCGAGATTTGAATATGTATTTGACGACAATGATTCCTTCTATATTTTAAGAACTATAATGAATTAATGAATTTGTTCCTGTTAACAATAGTAGAGGCAAAAAAATTTTCATATTGTATACTAATTTATAGTGAACATTTATCAGTATGAATAAAAGATAATTAGGAGAGTTTATGCGAATAAATAAGTACTTAAGTGAAACTGGCATAGTATCTAGAAGAGGTGCCGATAAGTTAATAGAAGAAGGTAGAGTTACCATTAACGGTTTAAAAGCAACCGTCGGAAGCCAAGTAGAAGAAAATGATGTTGTCCATGTTGATGGCAAACCTGTCAAAAAAGAAGAAGAGCTAGTTTATATTATGTTAAATAAACCAGTGGGTATTACAAGTACAACGGAAAGACATATTAAAGGAAATGTTGTTGATTTCGTTGGACATTCAAAACGTATCTTTCATATTGGACGACTTGATAAAGACTCTGAGGGTTTATTACTCCTCACAAATGACGGTGACATTGTGAACGAAATATTACGGGCAGAAAACCGTCATGAAAAAGAATATATCGTACAGGTTGATAAGCCTATTACCGATAACTTTTTAAATCGAATGGCATCAGGTGTTGAAATCTTAGAAACGAAAACATTGCCTTGTAAAGTGGAGAAAATATCATCCCATGTTTTTAAGATTATATTAGAGCAAGGCTTGAATAGACAAATCCGTAGAATGTGTTCGGCGTTAGGATATTCTGTTAAAAGACTTCAGCGAATTCGCATTATGAATATACAACTAGGAAATTTAAAAGTAGGCAAGTGGAGAGATTTAACAGATAAGGAACGAACAGAGCTATTTAGATTATTAAATTACACACCAAAATAAGCATTATTTCAATCCATTCAAACGAAGTGCTATAAAGAAAATGACTCAAAAAGGCTTGAACAATACCTTTCTGAGTCATTTTTTATGATCAATCATGCTCCCCCAAGATAAGCTTCTTTTACTTTATCGCTTTCTTGAAGCTCTTTGGCAGAACCACTTAATACAATTTTACCTGTTTCAAGTACATAAGCGCGATCTGCAATAGACAATGCCATATTTGCATTTTGCTCAACTAATAATACCGTTGTGCCTTCTTTATTTACCGTTTGAATGATTTCGAAAATCTTTTTCACGATTAAAGGAGCTAACCCCATTGAAGGCTCATCCATTAATAATAGTTTCGGTTTTGCCATTAACGCCCGACCCATGGCTAACATTTGTTGTTCCCCACCTGATAGAGTACCTGATAGCTGTTTACGGCGCTCGTCTAAAATTGGGAAAAGTTCATAAACATAAGCTAAATCTTTCTTAATATTTTCTCGGTCTTTACGTAGGAAGGCACCCAATTCTAAGTTTTCTTCTACTGACATATTAGAAAATACACGACGACCTTCAGGAACGTGAGAAATACCACTTTTTACGATTGTTTGTGCGGGTTTTCCAACGATTTGCTGCGTATGATATAAAATTTGTCCGTTCTTTGGTTTTAATAGACCTGATAAAGTTTTT
Above is a genomic segment from Lysinibacillus sp. PLM2 containing:
- a CDS encoding aldehyde dehydrogenase — protein: MKETKLWINGEWMDTKNSYELTSPYSGESIAKVAKASVTDVENAIEGAHKAFLAFKKTTAYERAEILYKVVDIMRSRKNEFAEILAKEAGKPISAALTEIDRTIATYQFSAEAAKQSMGETVPMDAAPGVKDRIGYTKRVPVGVVSAITPFNFPFNLVAHKLGPAFAVGNTVVLKPATQTPLSALVMAEIFKEAGLPDGALQIVTGSGGELSDTLITHPYVKKVTFTGSGAVGLKIKEKIGLRKVTLELGSNAAVIVEPSTPIEKIVSRCVGGAFGFAGQVCISLQRVYVHESIYDEFSKAFIEETKKLKVGDPLDPLTDVSAMIHPKEVNRIKQWIEEAKEQGAQVATGAEFSERWMTPTVMTNVTPNMKVVCLETFAPIVSLVPYKTLDEAIELVNASDLGLNAGIYTNVLTDALKAADELEAGAIVINDIPTFRVDNMPYGGMKNSGYGREGIKYAIQEMTDLKFITIKTTI
- a CDS encoding ABC transporter ATP-binding protein: MLKVNNIDVYYGNIHALKDVSLEVNEGEIVTLIGANGAGKSTLLKTLSGLLKPKNGQILYHTQQIVGKPAQTIVKSGISHVPEGRRVFSNMSVEENLELGAFLRKDRENIKKDLAYVYELFPILDERRKQLSGTLSGGEQQMLAMGRALMAKPKLLLMDEPSMGLAPLIVKKIFEIIQTVNKEGTTVLLVEQNANMALSIADRAYVLETGKIVLSGSAKELQESDKVKEAYLGGA
- the aldA_3 gene encoding aldehyde dehydrogenase, with amino-acid sequence MVYAFPNTEGAIVNFKERYDNYINGKWTPPVKGQYFDNVTPVTGQVFTQVARSTEEDIELALDAAHAAKDAWGKTSPTERANILNKIADRIEANLELLAIAETWENGKAVRETLNADLPLAVDHFRYFAGAIRAQEGGISQIDEDTVAYHFHEPIGVVGQIIPWNFPLLMAVWKLAPALAAGNCVVLKPAEQTPSSILVLMELIEDLLPPGVVNIVNGFGLEAGKPLASNPRIGKVAFTGETTTGRLIMQYASQNLIPVTLELGGKSPNIFFEDVMDEDDAFLDKAVEGFVLFALNQGEVCTCPSRALIQESIYDKFMEKALARVAAIKTGNPLDPNTMMGAQASSEQMEKILSYLEIGKQEGAEVLIGGEKNDLGGDFTEGYYIKPTVFKGNNKMRIFQEEIFGPVVAVTTFKTKEEALEIANDTLYGLGAGVWTRDINTAYRFGREIQAGRVWTNCYHAYPAHAAFGGYKMSGVGRENHKMMLEHYQQTKNLLVSYSQNKLGFF
- a CDS encoding pseudouridine synthase; translated protein: MRINKYLSETGIVSRRGADKLIEEGRVTINGLKATVGSQVEENDVVHVDGKPVKKEEELVYIMLNKPVGITSTTERHIKGNVVDFVGHSKRIFHIGRLDKDSEGLLLLTNDGDIVNEILRAENRHEKEYIVQVDKPITDNFLNRMASGVEILETKTLPCKVEKISSHVFKIILEQGLNRQIRRMCSALGYSVKRLQRIRIMNIQLGNLKVGKWRDLTDKERTELFRLLNYTPK
- the hemAT gene encoding heme-based aerotactic transducer HemAT — protein: MIRLFNKTNQSNLIELKTEQFINNVQLDVGKYPNLTKQLQLIQLTKEDLAILKQLEPLSNEFIPMMVNEFYSALTLSDHLINIINEHSKIERLKVTLTKHLKDIFKGQINREYIEERNAIAHTHVRIGLESNWYIGSFQSLMTTFIYFINDLQLSKDDTARAINAFSKIINFEQQLVIQAYDLEQQRIREQNEKVKMSLISTIQNTAEELNAISEETTASLQLITAQSENISTATKQGLSFVAETEEKSSLGTQHLEKQTQLMNIIIESVDILESSMHKLSDSSKKITEIVGLVTGIADQTNLLALNASIEAARAGEHGKGFAVVAEEVRKLAEETKNAVQNVSTLIKETENNITNMTGAVTHVDKQVHLSVEAQQRLAESFKSIAQSVSGIKDQYSNTTKDINEISNHLAELADSATFVSSSSDSLVSVLHDLTD
- a CDS encoding acetaldehyde dehydrogenase codes for the protein MVERVIATEEALALIEKLKEQHGPVMFHQSGGCCDGSSPMCYPEGDLILGSQDVLMGEIGGAKFYMHKSQFEYWKHTQLIIDVVDGRGGMFSLEGVHGKRFLTRSRAFTKEEMLELGLI
- the ykhA gene encoding putative acyl-CoA thioester hydrolase YkhA — its product is MENAVPMKQSRTIQSRLVLPPDTNHHLSIFGGKVLAYIDEVAAIASMKHAKSEIVTAAFDSVDFVSPANVGDILELEAIVTSTGSTSMEVYVIVKALNFRTGEQKITTESFVTTVAIDSKGNPIPVPKIYPETEEEKVLYEKGLQRRQQRLERRNNNK